In Campylobacter sp. RM16189, a genomic segment contains:
- the modA gene encoding molybdate ABC transporter substrate-binding protein yields MKKIAFLSLVAVFALGAENLLVGAGGGYKKPVTAVIENLKKDGLNVEGAFANIQQITIQAKEGKMAVIVGDEAFLKKTDLEIKGYERLGKGTLALVTPKGKTIKDISELKNLNRIAMPDAKKAIYGIRTTEFLKNSNLEKDVGSKMLAVAGVPQVVAYVLNNEVDAGFINSTEAEAGRGEFGSVIYVDESLYSPVFISAAKLAACDKHADCGKFIDELKTERSKEIFAKFGLK; encoded by the coding sequence ATGAAAAAGATAGCTTTTTTAAGCCTAGTTGCGGTTTTTGCACTCGGTGCGGAAAATTTACTCGTAGGTGCTGGTGGTGGATATAAAAAACCTGTAACCGCTGTCATTGAAAATCTTAAAAAAGATGGTCTGAATGTGGAGGGTGCGTTTGCCAATATCCAGCAAATTACTATTCAAGCAAAAGAGGGTAAAATGGCTGTAATCGTGGGAGATGAGGCATTTTTAAAGAAAACCGACCTTGAGATAAAAGGTTATGAGAGGCTTGGAAAGGGTACTTTGGCTCTTGTAACTCCAAAGGGTAAGACTATAAAAGACATAAGCGAGCTTAAAAATTTAAATCGTATCGCAATGCCTGATGCTAAAAAGGCGATTTACGGTATCCGCACGACAGAATTTCTTAAAAATTCAAATTTAGAAAAAGATGTCGGCTCAAAAATGCTTGCAGTTGCAGGCGTGCCTCAAGTGGTGGCTTACGTGCTAAACAACGAAGTTGATGCAGGCTTTATCAACTCAACCGAAGCAGAAGCTGGAAGAGGCGAATTTGGCTCGGTTATCTATGTAGACGAGAGCCTTTATAGCCCTGTTTTTATAAGCGCAGCTAAGCTTGCAGCGTGCGACAAACACGCAGACTGCGGTAAATTTATAGATGAGTTAAAGACCGAGCGTTCAAAGGAGATTTTTGCCAAATTTGGACTTAAGTGA